A stretch of Bombina bombina isolate aBomBom1 chromosome 2, aBomBom1.pri, whole genome shotgun sequence DNA encodes these proteins:
- the LOC128649802 gene encoding tropomyosin alpha-3 chain-like has translation MAGMSSLGAVRRNIKSLQDQADAAEERAEKLQRERDTERKLREAAEGDVASLNRRSQLVEEELDRAQERLATALQKLEEAEKGADESERGMKVIENRALKDEEKIELQEIQLKEAKHIAEEADRKYEEVARKLVIIEGDLEHAEERAELSESRCRQLDEELSIKDQTLRTLVAAEEKYSQKEDKCEEEIKVLTDKLKEAETRAEFAERTVAKLEKTIDDLEEKVANAKEDNLNMHQMLALTLLELNNM, from the coding sequence atggccggaatgagTTCTTTAGGTGCTGTGAGGAGAAACATCAAAAGCCTTCAGGATCAAGCAGATGCAGCAGAAGAGAGGGCAGAAAAGCTGCAGAGGGAACGGGACACGGAGAGGAAGCTGAGAGAGGCAGCTGAGGGTGATGTAGCCTCATTGAACAGGCGCAGCCAGCTGGTAGAGGAGGAGTTGGATCGTGCTCAGGAGCGTTTGGCAACAGCCCTTCAGAAACTGGAGGAGGCTGAGAAGGGTGCAGATGAAAGTGAGAGAGGAATGAAGGTCATTGAAAACAGAGCCCTGAAGGATGAAGAGAAGATAGAATTGCAAGAAATCCAGTTAAAGGAAGCCAAGCACATTGCTGAAGAGGCTGACCGCAAATATGAAGAGGTTGCACGTAAGCTGGTGATCATTGAGGGTGATCTGGAGCATGCAGAGGAACGCGCTGAGCTCTCAGAAAGCCGCTGTCGGCAGCTGGATGAAGAGCTGAGCATAAAGGATCAAACACTGAGAACATTAGTGGCCGCAGAAGAGAAGTATTCCCAGAAGGAAGACAAATGTGAAGAGGAAATTAAGGTCCTTACAGACAAACTAAAGGAGGCTGAAACACGTGCTGAATTTGCAGAAAGAACAGTAGCCAAATTAGAAAAAACCATTGATGACTTAGAAGAGAAAGTTGCTAATGCTAAAGAGGATAATCTAAATATGCATCAGATGTTGGCCCTTACACTGCTGGAATTAAACAACATGTAA